TTAAATCTATGCCTGTTCTCTTTTGCACATAAGCCCAAGCAGCGTCCCCATAGTAATAATGACCACCCATTCCTTGATAAAGCGTTTCAAGAGTTTGCTGAATACGCATGGCTTGCTGACGATTTGGGTAATAAAACATGACTCTAATAGGTGTGTATCCCGCATCAGCAATGACTTGGATTCTGGTGTGCTCTTTGGTGATATGATCACCATCAGTGGTTGCATCTTTCCATTTTATTTCAAGCGCGTCATTTCCTACCAAGCAATCAATTTCAAATGTTTTGGGTTTTTGACCTCTGGTATTTGGGATGCGAAGGCTTCCCGAATCGGGGAATGCATGTTCAAAACATTTTTTGGTGGCTTGTTCGAGAAATGAACCGGCGTACTTATATAAAAATCGACCTTTGTTCTGGTAAATGTCGATTTGTTGACCTTCAAGCTTAGAAATCCCCAACACTCGGTATATCAAATAATGTGATACGTCATCGGCTAACATTTCCTCTGTTCTTGCATCAATCGCCGCCCGCAGCCGATTTGAGTAGTCGAGCGCCAGAGCATTTATTGCTTGCTGAATTGTCATTGATAGTCTCGAAAAATGGATGAATGCAGCCAAGAATACATCATCAGTCCGGCTAAAATCCAAGTTTTTATGCTATCGTATTGGCTATAATCCGCTATTTGCTGGGCTAAATCAGCGTCGCTGAGGTAGCTTTGGTGCAT
The sequence above is drawn from the Thiothrix subterranea genome and encodes:
- a CDS encoding ApaLI family restriction endonuclease, with amino-acid sequence MTIQQAINALALDYSNRLRAAIDARTEEMLADDVSHYLIYRVLGISKLEGQQIDIYQNKGRFLYKYAGSFLEQATKKCFEHAFPDSGSLRIPNTRGQKPKTFEIDCLVGNDALEIKWKDATTDGDHITKEHTRIQVIADAGYTPIRVMFYYPNRQQAMRIQQTLETLYQGMGGHYYYGDAAWAYVQKRTGIDLKAILEQIANERVPNED